From a region of the Coprococcus comes ATCC 27758 genome:
- a CDS encoding YjdF family protein: MDKVNGRLTVYFEEPFGVGIFEHIEDGKLSVAKVTFGVEPKDYEVQEYIQKYYFGLKFSPAVEAIVKDIKRNPKRMQRSAKKQMLETGIGTKSQQALKLQQEQNKQERKEKKRKKKEAEEQRMFELKQRKKREKHKGH; the protein is encoded by the coding sequence ATGGACAAAGTAAATGGAAGATTGACGGTATATTTTGAAGAACCATTTGGGGTAGGCATATTTGAGCATATTGAAGATGGTAAATTATCTGTGGCAAAGGTAACATTTGGCGTAGAACCAAAAGATTATGAAGTGCAGGAATATATTCAAAAATACTATTTCGGTTTGAAATTCAGTCCGGCTGTTGAAGCTATTGTAAAGGATATAAAAAGAAATCCGAAACGGATGCAGCGTTCAGCAAAAAAGCAGATGCTGGAAACTGGCATTGGCACAAAATCGCAACAGGCGTTGAAATTACAACAGGAACAGAACAAACAGGAGCGTAAAGAAAAAAAACGAAAGAAAAAAGAGGCGGAAGAACAGCGAATGTTTGAACTAAAACAGCGAAAGAAAAGAGAAAAGCATAAGGGACATTAA
- a CDS encoding TnpV protein: MKKQIYDEKNGMSYTLHGDYYLPDLVLREEEPIYGKYGMLRKQFLKEHRSAGYQYLLLTGKLNEHLNQIDQEAREQVETLMEQMTEKQGVTEELKAQDQMEWVRLMNNIKASAEEIVLKNMIYV, translated from the coding sequence ATGAAAAAACAAATTTATGATGAAAAAAATGGAATGAGCTATACGTTGCATGGAGATTACTATTTGCCGGATCTGGTTTTAAGAGAAGAAGAACCGATATATGGAAAATATGGAATGTTACGAAAGCAGTTCTTAAAAGAACACAGATCAGCAGGGTATCAGTATTTGTTATTGACTGGAAAGCTGAATGAACATCTGAATCAGATTGATCAGGAAGCTAGAGAACAGGTGGAAACGCTTATGGAACAGATGACAGAAAAACAGGGTGTAACTGAAGAATTAAAGGCACAGGATCAGATGGAGTGGGTCAGGCTGATGAATAATATAAAAGCTAGTGCAGAAGAAATTGTATTGAAAAACATGATATATGTGTGA
- a CDS encoding plasmid recombination protein produces the protein MTLKRTISGMIGTGSLAHNRREFIAENVDSDRVQLNICYQNENVKEVYKELFDEAVERYNIGKRKDRQITNYYEKIRQGKQEKLFHEVIFQIGNREDMAVGTVEGDMAVKVLDEYVKDFQKRNPTLRVFGCYLHQDESTPHLHIDFIPYVTDWKGKGMDTRVSLKQALKSLGFQGGNKHDTELNQWMNHEKKVLAEIAKQHGIEWEQKGTHEEHLDVYNFKKKERKKEVQELEQEKEYLTAENEELTAQIAEFRADIQILKDDKEQAIREKQEAEQRAEDAEKEVKSLEERRDVLQPIMDNASKEIKEYGMIKTFLPEAGTFERAVPYRENKIKPLFIKMKNQIAALAGKVVELNKTIESWKNKYQKSTEKCDDIQTQLDDVRKENGELLNDNQRLQEISDRYDRVVRILGSETVEDVVQQDIKEQRTLEEKRRMEQMPKGSVLKQLEWATQKSQIENQQRKKNRTKYKGLEI, from the coding sequence ATGACGCTGAAACGAACAATTAGTGGTATGATCGGGACAGGTTCTCTGGCTCATAACAGAAGGGAATTTATAGCAGAAAATGTTGATTCAGACAGAGTGCAATTAAATATTTGCTATCAGAATGAGAATGTAAAAGAAGTTTATAAAGAACTGTTTGATGAAGCTGTAGAACGATATAATATCGGGAAAAGAAAAGATCGACAGATTACAAATTACTATGAAAAAATCCGGCAGGGCAAACAGGAAAAATTGTTCCATGAAGTGATTTTCCAGATTGGAAATCGAGAAGATATGGCTGTCGGAACAGTAGAAGGAGATATGGCTGTAAAAGTGCTGGATGAATATGTAAAGGACTTCCAGAAACGGAATCCAACGCTACGGGTATTTGGGTGTTATCTACATCAGGATGAGTCTACTCCACATTTACATATTGATTTTATTCCTTATGTGACTGACTGGAAAGGAAAAGGAATGGACACTAGAGTTTCGTTGAAACAGGCATTAAAAAGTCTTGGATTTCAAGGTGGAAATAAGCATGATACAGAGTTGAACCAGTGGATGAACCATGAAAAAAAGGTCCTGGCAGAGATTGCAAAACAGCATGGCATTGAATGGGAACAGAAAGGTACTCATGAGGAACATTTGGATGTTTATAACTTCAAGAAGAAAGAGCGAAAAAAGGAAGTACAGGAGCTGGAGCAGGAGAAAGAGTATCTAACTGCAGAAAACGAAGAACTGACAGCACAAATTGCGGAATTCAGAGCAGATATCCAGATTTTAAAAGACGATAAGGAACAGGCAATCAGGGAGAAACAAGAAGCAGAACAAAGGGCAGAGGACGCAGAAAAAGAAGTAAAAAGTCTGGAAGAGCGTCGAGATGTGCTGCAGCCGATTATGGATAATGCCAGTAAAGAAATAAAAGAATATGGAATGATTAAGACGTTTTTACCGGAGGCAGGAACATTTGAACGTGCAGTACCTTACAGAGAAAATAAAATCAAGCCATTGTTTATCAAGATGAAGAATCAGATTGCTGCATTAGCTGGAAAGGTTGTAGAACTTAACAAAACGATAGAAAGCTGGAAAAACAAATATCAAAAATCTACGGAGAAATGTGATGATATCCAAACGCAGTTAGATGATGTGCGTAAAGAAAATGGGGAATTATTAAATGATAATCAACGTTTACAAGAGATTTCGGACAGATATGACAGAGTGGTGCGTATTTTGGGATCAGAAACTGTAGAGGATGTGGTGCAGCAGGATATTAAAGAACAAAGGACACTGGAAGAAAAACGGCGAATGGAGCAAATGCCAAAGGGAAGCGTTCTGAAACAGTTGGAATGGGCGACTCAAAAGAGTCAGATTGAAAACCAACAACGTAAGAAAAATAGAACAAAATACAAAGGATTGGAGATTTAG
- a CDS encoding DUF5348 domain-containing protein, whose translation MREGRLGYNSYNKRYGLLSSDLWIDTGFHCGECLEVLLDDEWVQTRMEMNPAREWYLVGTPYCGDLEYIRARIPE comes from the coding sequence ATGAGAGAAGGAAGATTAGGATATAACAGTTATAACAAAAGATATGGATTATTATCATCAGATCTATGGATTGATACAGGATTTCACTGTGGAGAATGCCTGGAAGTGTTGCTTGATGATGAATGGGTTCAGACCAGAATGGAAATGAATCCTGCAAGAGAATGGTATCTTGTAGGGACACCGTATTGTGGTGATTTGGAATATATTCGGGCAAGGATACCGGAGTAA
- a CDS encoding AAA family ATPase has protein sequence MNMNEKNKIENCRIEPKLKLINMDSVEVEQVEWLLYPFIPYGKVTIIQGDPGEGKTTMVLQIIAKLTRGEPILPVTDKTKTKEKRSDEVDSENEDLDAEDNMQEQSSVSPVNVIYQTAEDGLGDTIKPRLLAAGADCSKVLVIDDSDQPLTMADVRLEEAIVQTKAKMVVLDPIQGFLGADVDMHRANEIRPLMKRIAVLSEKYHCAVILIGHMNKNSNGKSSYRGLGSIDFQAAARSVLIVGRVKDEPEVRVVCHTKSSLAPEGTSIAFRLDKNNGFEWIGEYDISADELLNGDGRGQKSRKAKEFLLEILANGGMTQKKIAEEAEARGIKSKTLWNAKRELEIDSVKRGKQWYWMLPE, from the coding sequence ATGAATATGAATGAAAAAAATAAAATTGAGAATTGTAGAATAGAACCAAAACTGAAACTGATCAATATGGATTCAGTAGAGGTGGAACAGGTAGAATGGCTGCTTTATCCGTTTATTCCTTATGGAAAAGTGACCATTATACAGGGAGATCCAGGAGAAGGCAAGACAACGATGGTACTTCAGATTATTGCAAAACTGACCAGAGGAGAGCCGATTCTTCCTGTTACTGATAAAACGAAAACAAAAGAAAAACGAAGTGATGAAGTCGATAGTGAGAATGAAGATTTAGATGCTGAAGATAATATGCAGGAACAGTCTTCTGTGTCACCTGTAAATGTAATCTATCAGACAGCAGAAGATGGACTTGGAGATACTATCAAACCCAGATTACTTGCTGCAGGTGCAGATTGTTCAAAGGTGCTGGTGATTGATGACAGTGACCAGCCACTGACAATGGCAGATGTCAGATTGGAAGAAGCAATCGTGCAGACAAAAGCAAAAATGGTTGTTCTTGATCCGATACAGGGCTTTCTGGGAGCGGACGTAGATATGCACAGGGCAAATGAGATCAGACCACTGATGAAGCGTATCGCAGTGCTGTCAGAAAAATATCACTGTGCAGTTATTTTAATCGGTCATATGAACAAAAACAGCAACGGCAAATCTTCTTATCGAGGACTTGGCTCCATTGATTTTCAGGCTGCTGCAAGAAGTGTTCTGATTGTCGGGCGAGTGAAAGATGAACCGGAAGTAAGAGTGGTATGTCATACGAAGAGTTCTCTTGCACCGGAAGGAACGTCCATTGCATTCAGACTGGATAAGAATAATGGGTTTGAATGGATTGGAGAATATGATATCAGTGCCGATGAACTTCTTAATGGAGACGGAAGAGGACAGAAAAGTCGGAAAGCAAAAGAATTTCTCCTTGAGATACTGGCAAATGGAGGAATGACTCAGAAGAAAATTGCAGAAGAAGCAGAAGCCAGAGGAATCAAAAGTAAAACGCTATGGAACGCCAAACGGGAACTTGAAATTGATTCCGTAAAACGTGGAAAGCAATGGTATTGGATGTTGCCAGAATAA
- a CDS encoding site-specific integrase, with amino-acid sequence MAYREKDTKKWTAQWFETNVMGEKKKRRKRGFETKREALEFERSKKLSNERSMDMKLSDFIEIYFSDKQNDLKDRTIKNKRYMMQQHIVPYFGNQMMSEIKASQIIQWQNEIQKKGYSDSYLRMIQNQLTSLFTHAAKIYDLPVNPCKKVKRMGNSDSRSLNFWTLDEYKQFIQTMEPGTRYYLMFEMLFWTGCRIGELLAITKADINFEKNQLSINKTYYRTGMQDIITEPKTKQSFRTIEIPEFLKEEIKEFVDGHYGMPDTERLFPVVQEAVQHKMKRQIELAGVKKIRVHDIRHSHVAYLIEKGVEPLLIRDRLGHKDIRITLNTYGHLYPNQQRKIANLLDNENGNAVTGLGEERDEC; translated from the coding sequence ATGGCTTACAGAGAAAAAGACACAAAAAAATGGACAGCCCAGTGGTTTGAGACAAATGTCATGGGTGAGAAGAAAAAACGCAGAAAGCGTGGATTTGAAACAAAGCGAGAAGCATTGGAGTTTGAACGAAGCAAAAAGTTGAGCAATGAGCGAAGTATGGATATGAAGCTGAGCGATTTTATTGAGATTTATTTTTCAGACAAACAAAATGATCTGAAAGATCGAACAATCAAAAATAAAAGATATATGATGCAACAGCATATCGTTCCATACTTCGGAAATCAGATGATGAGTGAAATCAAGGCTTCACAGATTATTCAGTGGCAGAATGAAATTCAGAAAAAAGGCTATTCAGATTCTTATCTGAGAATGATTCAGAATCAGTTGACCAGTCTGTTTACACATGCAGCTAAAATCTATGACTTGCCGGTTAATCCATGCAAGAAAGTGAAACGAATGGGAAATTCAGATTCAAGAAGTTTGAACTTCTGGACACTGGACGAGTACAAACAGTTTATACAGACAATGGAGCCGGGAACAAGATATTATCTTATGTTTGAGATGCTGTTCTGGACTGGATGCAGGATCGGGGAGCTGCTTGCGATTACAAAAGCTGATATCAATTTTGAAAAGAATCAGCTTAGTATCAATAAGACTTATTACCGGACAGGAATGCAGGATATTATCACAGAACCGAAAACAAAACAGTCCTTTCGGACAATCGAAATTCCGGAATTTCTGAAAGAGGAAATTAAGGAATTTGTAGATGGTCATTACGGAATGCCGGATACAGAAAGATTATTTCCGGTTGTTCAGGAAGCGGTACAGCATAAGATGAAACGGCAGATTGAGCTGGCAGGAGTGAAGAAAATTCGAGTGCATGATATCAGGCACAGCCATGTGGCTTATCTTATTGAGAAAGGTGTGGAACCGTTATTGATTCGGGACAGATTAGGTCATAAAGATATTCGTATCACATTGAACACTTATGGACATCTTTATCCAAATCAGCAGAGAAAGATTGCAAATCTTCTGGATAATGAAAATGGAAATGCTGTTACCGGATTGGGAGAAGAAAGAGATGAATGTTGA
- a CDS encoding helix-turn-helix domain-containing protein: protein MGDGKNLKKYLDEKGTNVRKIAKATGISATTLYSIIQKDSNIRFDFALRLANELQIDVNEICSASPFSGTIKEEEIYPTLPDGLNGALDASRVKTYLKNSMYPLMYLFGKNSMPDVDNLLTSFYQLDDESRQEVVETIRLKLQYHRDPERAEQIKQIKGW, encoded by the coding sequence ATGGGTGACGGTAAAAATTTAAAGAAATATCTTGATGAAAAAGGCACAAATGTCCGCAAAATTGCAAAGGCAACCGGAATCAGTGCTACAACCTTATATTCAATTATTCAAAAAGATTCCAATATTCGATTTGATTTTGCATTAAGACTTGCGAATGAATTGCAAATTGATGTGAATGAGATATGTTCTGCCAGTCCATTTTCTGGCACAATTAAGGAAGAAGAGATTTATCCTACACTTCCAGACGGTTTGAACGGAGCATTAGACGCAAGTCGTGTAAAGACTTACTTAAAAAATTCTATGTATCCGCTGATGTACCTTTTCGGTAAGAACAGTATGCCTGATGTAGATAATCTGCTTACATCGTTCTATCAGCTTGATGATGAATCCAGACAGGAAGTTGTGGAAACTATCCGTCTGAAATTACAATATCATCGTGATCCAGAACGTGCTGAACAAATCAAACAGATCAAAGGCTGGTAA